The following coding sequences are from one Humulus lupulus chromosome X, drHumLupu1.1, whole genome shotgun sequence window:
- the LOC133803704 gene encoding cyclin-D3-1-like isoform X2: MAPSFDCLVSSLLCSEDNFTFDDNDCGSVVDEVQDDGTAWYHSNHQNHDQNHDKNHDQDKCFDGWDELPLQSDECITSMVEKECQHLPGIDYLERLRSGGLEFGARKEALGWIGKANAHFSFGPLCSYLSISYLDRFLSAYDIPSTVWTAQLLAVTCLSLAAKMDETEVPLAQDLQMCDSKFVFEPITIRRMELLVLSTLKWRMQAVTPFSFLDYFLRKINNDETPAKTSVQRSIQLLLSTVNGIDFLEFKPSEVAAAVAISALAETNTVDTEIAVSVLMQYVEKERVLRCIQLIQDSQLNNGSNGLVRSVPQSPIGVLDAACFSYKNDGTTVGSCANSPHSNSDNKRRRLNIPYEVVEP; this comes from the exons ATGGCACCCAGTTTTGATTGTCTGGTTTCCAGCCTTCTTTGTTCAGAAGACAACTTCACTTTTGATGATAACGATTGTGGGTCTGTGGTGGATGAGGTTCAAGATGATGGTACTGCATGGTACCATAGTAACCATCAAAACCATGACCAAAACCATGACAAAAACCATGACCAAGACAAGTGCTTTGATGGCTGGGATGAGTTGCCATTGCAGAGTGATGAGTGTATAACTTCAATGGTTGAGAAGGAATGCCAACACTTGCCTGGTATTGATTACTTGGAAAGGCTAAGGAGTGGGGGTTTGGAATTCGGGGCTAGAAAGGAGGCTCTTGGTTGGATTGGAAAG GCAAATGCTCATTTCAGCTTCGGACCTCTTTGTTCGTATCTGTCAATAAGCTACTTGGATCGGTTCCTATCAGCCTATGATATACCA AGCACGGTTTGGACTGCGCAATTGCTGGCTGTGACATGCTTATCTCTTGCAGCCAAAATGGATGAGACTGAAGTCCCACTAGCTCAGGATTTACAG ATGTGTGACTCCAAATTTGTGTTTGAACCTATAACCATACGAAGAATGGAGCTTCTTGTGTTGAGCACATTGAAATGGAGAATGCAAGCTGTTACACCTTTCTCCTTCTTGGACTATTTCCTTCGGAAGATCAATAACGATGAAACCCCTGCTAAAACCTCTGTGCAACGATCGATCCAACTCCTTTTGAGCACAGTCAACG GAATTGACTTCTTGGAATTTAAGCCTTCAGAGGTTGCAGCGGCAGTGGCAATATCTGCTCTGGCAGAAACCAATACAGTGGACACTGAGATAGCCGTCTCTGTGCTTATGCAATATGTTGAAAAG GAGAGAGTGCTGAGATGTATTCAATTGATTCAAGATTCTCAATTGAATAATGGGTCTAATGGTTTGGTCCGGTCTGTACCACAAAGTCCAATAGGGGTATTGGATGCTGCATGCTTTAGCTATAAGAACGATGGCACAACAGTTGGGTCATGTGCTAATTCTCCTCACAGTAACTCAGACAACAAGAGAAGAAGGCTAAACATACCTTATGAGGTGGTGGAACCTTAA
- the LOC133803704 gene encoding cyclin-D3-1-like isoform X1, with the protein MAPSFDCLVSSLLCSEDNFTFDDNDCGSVVDEVQDDGTAWYHSNHQNHDQNHDKNHDQDKCFDGWDELPLQSDECITSMVEKECQHLPGIDYLERLRSGGLEFGARKEALGWIGKANAHFSFGPLCSYLSISYLDRFLSAYDIPKSTVWTAQLLAVTCLSLAAKMDETEVPLAQDLQMCDSKFVFEPITIRRMELLVLSTLKWRMQAVTPFSFLDYFLRKINNDETPAKTSVQRSIQLLLSTVNGIDFLEFKPSEVAAAVAISALAETNTVDTEIAVSVLMQYVEKERVLRCIQLIQDSQLNNGSNGLVRSVPQSPIGVLDAACFSYKNDGTTVGSCANSPHSNSDNKRRRLNIPYEVVEP; encoded by the exons ATGGCACCCAGTTTTGATTGTCTGGTTTCCAGCCTTCTTTGTTCAGAAGACAACTTCACTTTTGATGATAACGATTGTGGGTCTGTGGTGGATGAGGTTCAAGATGATGGTACTGCATGGTACCATAGTAACCATCAAAACCATGACCAAAACCATGACAAAAACCATGACCAAGACAAGTGCTTTGATGGCTGGGATGAGTTGCCATTGCAGAGTGATGAGTGTATAACTTCAATGGTTGAGAAGGAATGCCAACACTTGCCTGGTATTGATTACTTGGAAAGGCTAAGGAGTGGGGGTTTGGAATTCGGGGCTAGAAAGGAGGCTCTTGGTTGGATTGGAAAG GCAAATGCTCATTTCAGCTTCGGACCTCTTTGTTCGTATCTGTCAATAAGCTACTTGGATCGGTTCCTATCAGCCTATGATATACCA AAGAGCACGGTTTGGACTGCGCAATTGCTGGCTGTGACATGCTTATCTCTTGCAGCCAAAATGGATGAGACTGAAGTCCCACTAGCTCAGGATTTACAG ATGTGTGACTCCAAATTTGTGTTTGAACCTATAACCATACGAAGAATGGAGCTTCTTGTGTTGAGCACATTGAAATGGAGAATGCAAGCTGTTACACCTTTCTCCTTCTTGGACTATTTCCTTCGGAAGATCAATAACGATGAAACCCCTGCTAAAACCTCTGTGCAACGATCGATCCAACTCCTTTTGAGCACAGTCAACG GAATTGACTTCTTGGAATTTAAGCCTTCAGAGGTTGCAGCGGCAGTGGCAATATCTGCTCTGGCAGAAACCAATACAGTGGACACTGAGATAGCCGTCTCTGTGCTTATGCAATATGTTGAAAAG GAGAGAGTGCTGAGATGTATTCAATTGATTCAAGATTCTCAATTGAATAATGGGTCTAATGGTTTGGTCCGGTCTGTACCACAAAGTCCAATAGGGGTATTGGATGCTGCATGCTTTAGCTATAAGAACGATGGCACAACAGTTGGGTCATGTGCTAATTCTCCTCACAGTAACTCAGACAACAAGAGAAGAAGGCTAAACATACCTTATGAGGTGGTGGAACCTTAA
- the LOC133805941 gene encoding uncharacterized protein LOC133805941, translating to MQEASSSMFEILTQQEIFWKQRCKQLWLREGDNNSKYFHASTRIRRRNNQIDSLCNDAGVLVDWNSGLEQLMVEYFQTLFKSSVDNWADVIDCLTPTITQEQNELMVRPIDDDEVKSALFQMHPDKSPGPDGMTPGFYQRFWPIVGSDVVKVVQDFWSTETFDDKLPFTNIVLVPKKKRPLSMLDLRPISLCNVLYKILSKVLANRLKLVIDCIISEAQSAFIPGRLITDNIMISYEIMHYMKRKTKGKQGFMALKLDMSKAYDRVEWGYLRAVLGRLGFSQKLIALLMKCVTSARYQISHAGKEFGHIVPERGLRQGDPLSSYLFIICTEGFSALLRTYERRKLIRGIQVARGAPVISHMLFADDSYIFCKATSENAAHVSHLLTIFEGTSGQKVNYEKSSVFFSRNIEVSMRDTICGDLGIHEADENSTYLGLPNILGRRKSVILGYLKDRILQRIQGWEGRFLSRAGKEILLKTVAQALPNYAMSVFLLPIGLSRDIERLMCKYWWRSSSNKPKIHWMSWERMSKPKVMGGLGFRSLHDFNVALLGKQGWRLLMYPNTLVSRVYKSRYFPQGNFLSAKLGGSPSFIWRSIMEAHHVVKKGATVRIGSGETVSILSDPWLPDIANSFIQTTHPALNDKKVSQLMVRGSNMWDNDILLDIFSDRDINLITTIPINEEDADAWYWKLDHRGIYTVKSAYALIQSEKAVANSSDNSGFWRLLWQLKIPPKVKNFLWLVSRDCLPTKDLLRNKGVSVNPLCPFCNLASESPCHLFVSCLFSQDCWNHLRIGFIPEATGSFASWLSAVFELYSGEKRHKAAMLCWALWKCRNDLVWNKKGIEAAEVVALSRTVLNQWSCAQDKTFDLSLGFVTQEDGSNGQLIEAIARNARGSVSPEVAEAIGIKEALSWIKSNRWCNVEVEFDSLLAVQAIRGTSVLYSYFGRVITECRTLLTELQSQFVSIKFVKRSANTVAHYLARTTCIASDRHLFASHVSSELKAVLLQDLQN from the exons ATGCAGGAGGCATCTTCTTCCATGTTCGAAATCCTCACTCAACAGGAGATTTTTTGGAAGCAAAGGTGTAAACAGTTATGGCTTAGAGAGGGGGACAACAATTCAAAATATTTTCATGCTAGTACCAGAATTCGTAGACGCAATAATCAGATTGATAGTCTCTGTAATGATGCAGGTGTTTTGGTGGATTGGAATTCGGGTCTGGAGCAACTCATGGTGGAATACTTTCAGACTTTGTTCAAGTCTTCTGTTGATAATTGGGCAGATGTAATTGATTGCCTCACACCGACTATCACTCAGGAACAGAATGAATTGATGGTTAGGCCTATTGATGATGATGAAGTAAAATCGGCTCTTTTCCAGATGCATCCCGATAAGTCCCCGGGGCCCGACGGGATGACTCCTGGGTTCTACCAGAGGTTCTGGCCGATTGTAGGTAGTGATGTAGTGAAGGTGGTGCAGGATTTCTGGAGTACAGAGACATTTGATGATAAGCTCCCTTTCACTAATATTGTTCTGGTTCCTAAAAAGAAGAGACCCCTGTCTATGCTAGATCTTCGACCTATTTCTCTGTGTAATGTATTATACAAAATATTGTCAAAGGTCCTTGCCAATCGCCTGAAACTGGTTATTGACTGTATCATCTCTGAAGCTCAATCAGCGTTCATTCCGGGTCGCCTTATTACAGACAACATCATGATCTCTTATGAGATTATGCATTATATGAAGAGGAAGACTAAGGGCAAACAAGGGTTTATGGCCCTAAAGCTGGACATGAGTAAAGCATACGATCGGGTCGAATGGGGTTACTTAAGAGCAGTTCTGGGCAGATTGGGATTTAGTCAGAAACTAATCGCTCTCTTAATGAAGTGTGTTACCTCAGCCCGATACCAGATTTCACATGCAGGGAAGGAGTTTGGACACATTGTTCCTGAAAGAGGTCTTCGTCAGGGTGATCCTCTTTCTTCGTATTTGTTTATCATTTGCACTGAAGGTTTCTCTGCGCTTCTTCGTACCTATGAACGCAGGAAGTTGATTCGTGGCATTCAAGTGGCTCGGGGAGCCCCTGTCATCTCTCATATGCTCTTTGCGGACGACAGTTATATTTTCTGTAAAGCAACTAGTGAAAATGCTGCACATGTCTCGCATCTACTTACTATCTTTGAGGGCACTTCTGGCCAAAAGGTGAACTATGAAAAGTCATCGGTCTTCTTCAGTCGTAATATAGAAGTGAGCATGCGAGATACCATTTGTGGAGATTTAGGCATACATGAGGCAGATGAGAATAGTACTTACCTGGGTCTCCCCAATATATTGGGTCGGCGAAAATCTGTCATATTGGGTTATTTAAAGGATCGCATTCTTCAACGTATTCAAGGTTGGGAAGGCAGATTTTTATCTCGTGCGGGGAAAGAGATATTGCTAAAAACTGTCGCTCAAGCGCTCCCTAACTATGCAATGAGCGTCTTTTTACTCCCTATTGGCTTGAGCAGGGACATTGAGCGTTTAATGTGCAAATATTGGTGGCGGTCTTCCTCAAATAAGCCTAAAATACACTGGATGAGCTGGGAAAGGATGAGTAAACCTAAGGTAATGGGGGGGCTCGGTTTTAGGTCCCTTCATGATTTCAATGTCGCTCTCCTAGGTAAGCAAGGTTGGCGTTTATTAATGTATCCAAATACTTTGGTGAGCAGGGTGTATAAGTCGAGATACTTCCCTCAAGGCAATTTTCTCTCCGCTAAATTAGGCGGTTCTCCAAGTTTTATTTGGCGGAGTATTATGGAAGCGCACCATGTTGTCAAGAAAGGTGCGACGGTGAGGATTGGGTCAGGCGAGACAGTCTCTATACTCTCAGATCCTTGGTTGCCTGATATTGCAAACTCTTTCATTCAGACCACACATCCAGCTTTGAATGATAAAAAAGTCTCACAGTTAATGGTAAGGGGGTCTAATATGTGGGATAATGATATTTTGTTGGACATTTTTTCAGATAGAGACATCAACTTGATCACCACCATTCCTATTAATGAAGAAGACGCAGATGCTTGGTATTGGAAGCTTGATCATCGTGGGATTTATACTGTTAAAAGCGCCTATGCGTTAATACAATCTGAGAAGGCAGTCGCAAATTCTAGTGATAACTCCGGTTTCTGGCGACTATTATGGCAGCTCAAAATTCCTCCGAAAGTCAAAAACTTCCTGTGGCTGGTTTCTAGAGACTGTCTCCCTACAAAAGATCTCTTGCGGAATAAGGGAGTGTCTGTTAATCCCTTATGTCCATTCTGTAATTTGGCCAGCGAATCACCTTGTCATTTATTTGTATCCTGCTTATTTTCTCAAGATTGTTGGAACCATCTGCGCATTGGTTTTATCCCAGAGGCTACTGGCTCATTTGCTAGCTGGTTATCAGCTGTGTTTGAATTGTATTCAGGTGAGAAAAGACACAAGGCAGCTATGCTATGCTGGGCTTTGTGGAAGTGCCGAAATGATCTAGTTTGGAATAAAAAGGGCATTGAAGCAGCTGAGGTTGTTGCATTATCAAGAACCGTCCTTAATCAATGGAGTTGTGCTCAGGACAAGACTTTTGATCTGTCCCTTGGGTTTGTCACTCAAGAGGATG GCTCCAATGGGCAGTTGATTGAGGCCATTGCTAGAAATGCGCGGGGTTCGGTATCCCCTGAGGTGGCGGAAGCAATTGGCATCAAAGAAGCATTGAGCTGGATCAAATCCAATCGTTGGTGCAATGTCGAAGTTGAGTTTGATAGCCTTCTTGCTGTACAAGCGATAAGGGGTACTTCGGTTCTGTATTCCTACTTTGGGCGGGTTATAACAGAGTGCAGGACTTTGTTGACAGAATTACAATCACAGTTTGTTTCCATTAAGTTTGTAAAACGGTCTGCTAACACCGTCGCTCACTATTTAGCGAGGACTACGTGTATAGCTTCTGATCGTCATTTGTTTGCTTCTCATGTTTCTTCTGAACTTAAGGCTGTATTATTGCAAGATTTGCAGAATTAA